In Bacillus sp. FJAT-45037, the following are encoded in one genomic region:
- a CDS encoding ABC transporter ATP-binding protein, producing the protein MVENKPLLEVRNLKTYFFKKGKELPVVDDVSFEVRQGETLAIVGESGSGKSMTTLSLMQLVPSPGGKTVGGEILFNGEDLLKQDQDKMYKVRGNDIGMIFQEPMTSLNPVFTIGDQITETLIYHKKLSKKQAYDRAKEMLELVGFSRVDEILRDYPHRLSGGMRQRVMIAMAMSCDPKLLIADEPTTALDVTVQAQILDLMRGLSEKFNSSIILITHDLGVVAELADRVVVMYAGQIVEEANVIPLFDKPLHPYTIGLMESVPHVDDDKERLTSIAGNVPTPDNFPTGCRFVTRCPQAMARCASEQPNLLEVEPGRKVRCFLFEEGASNHEHTTN; encoded by the coding sequence ATGGTTGAAAACAAACCATTATTAGAGGTTCGCAATCTTAAAACCTATTTCTTTAAAAAAGGAAAAGAGCTTCCTGTTGTAGATGATGTGTCATTTGAAGTCAGACAAGGCGAGACATTAGCCATTGTGGGGGAATCTGGTTCAGGTAAAAGTATGACAACGCTTTCACTAATGCAGCTAGTCCCATCTCCTGGTGGAAAAACCGTAGGCGGAGAAATTCTGTTTAACGGTGAGGACCTTCTCAAACAAGATCAAGACAAAATGTACAAAGTTCGTGGAAATGATATCGGTATGATTTTCCAAGAACCGATGACCTCTCTGAATCCCGTATTCACGATTGGGGATCAGATAACGGAAACACTCATCTACCACAAGAAGCTCTCGAAGAAACAAGCCTATGATCGCGCGAAAGAAATGCTGGAGCTCGTTGGATTCTCTCGTGTTGATGAGATCTTAAGAGATTATCCGCATCGTCTATCTGGCGGGATGAGGCAACGTGTCATGATTGCGATGGCGATGAGCTGTGATCCGAAGTTATTAATTGCCGATGAGCCAACAACAGCATTAGATGTAACTGTTCAAGCGCAGATCTTAGATTTAATGCGTGGACTGAGTGAAAAGTTCAATTCTTCGATCATTTTAATTACCCATGATTTAGGTGTAGTCGCAGAGCTTGCTGATCGCGTTGTCGTGATGTATGCCGGTCAAATTGTAGAAGAAGCGAATGTGATCCCGCTCTTTGATAAGCCGCTTCATCCGTATACGATTGGATTAATGGAATCTGTACCACATGTAGATGATGATAAAGAAAGACTAACATCGATTGCAGGAAACGTACCAACACCAGACAACTTCCCGACAGGTTGTCGCTTTGTCACAAGATGTCCACAAGCGATGGCAAGATGTGCAAGCGAACAACCGAATTTATTAGAGGTTGAACCAGGACGTAAAGTACGATGTTTCTTGTTTGAGGAAGGAGCAAGCAACCATGAGCACACAACTAACTGA